From Leguminivora glycinivorella isolate SPB_JAAS2020 chromosome 24, LegGlyc_1.1, whole genome shotgun sequence, a single genomic window includes:
- the LOC125238817 gene encoding larval/pupal cuticle protein H1C-like, with product MRVLIVAAVLACAAAAPSGLLAGPYGHGLIGHGAPLAYAHAGPLAVAHAAPLAVAHAAVPTISHGDIQGAAIDAHVEAADHVRAAVDAHREVHDQAAELHGQAINAAEDHSWQAIDAAKTHEAQLDGAAAGAAPILAKQLAGHGAVYAAPALAHAAYAAPLAHAGAIAHAGSHSVSSQSLHQTHPAPLVHAPVLAHAAPVYAHAAPVAYAAHAGYAHAGLAHAGYGHAGLTHGLSHW from the exons ATGAGAGTACTG ATTGTCGCCGCCGTCCTCGCCTGCGCCGCCGCAGCGCCCTCGGGCCTGCTGGCTGGTCCCTACGGCCACGGTCTGATCGGCCATGGCGCCCCTCTGGCTTACGCCCACGCCGGCCCCTTGGCCGTGGCGCACGCCGCACCTCTGGCTGTGGCTCACGCCGCCGTCCCCACCATCTCCCACGGAGACATCCAGGGCGCCGCCATCGACGCCCATGTAGAGGCCGCTGACCACGTCCGCGCCGCCGTCGACGCCCACCGCGAGGTCCACGACCAGGCCGCCGAGCTCCACGGTCAGGCCATCAACGCCGCCGAGGACCACTCGTGGCAGGCCATCGACGCCGCCAAGACCCACGAGGCTCAGTTGGACGGTGCCGCCGCCGGCGCCGCGCCCATCCTCGCCAAGCAGCTGGCCGGCCACGGCGCCGTGTACGCCGCGCCCGCGCTCGCGCACGCCGCCTACGCCGCTCCCCTCGCGCACGCTGGCGCCATCGCGCACGCCGGCAGCCACTCCGTGTCCTCCCAGTCCCTGCACCAGACCCACCCCGCGCCCCTCGTGCACGCTCCCGTGCTCGCGCACGCCGCCCCCGTGTACGCGCACGCCGCGCCCGTCGCGTACGCCGCGCACGCCGGCTACGC